A genomic region of Parus major isolate Abel chromosome 14, Parus_major1.1, whole genome shotgun sequence contains the following coding sequences:
- the AMDHD2 gene encoding N-acetylglucosamine-6-phosphate deacetylase isoform X11: protein MDEGQKSIEKGMNPDVVQVQPSKRQATDGVKQSDPTPEAKPELFTSSGSRFQFDFTLSETDPEADPGDSVAEHVQNNVRATKQENWNGALMFAASGQEPRFAFNFAITDEDCPHLQLLPASQHTEHVADPSLPTESAALPQATALQEPEVTQVTGNASKEDRSHVTSKIPETETAPADEAVTEKSTGGGAAQKKKKKKQKPPVSRNKTEETETNRKAMAEANSCQNTNTSHQDEKTSQSDEQLQKEVDWCVNQLELGLKTQKPTPKQAEEALRAIRTLRSDKAPLVKKRQLMRAMFGDYRKKMQEELCRELKLMETAAKSARIVELKGSICKKNGQFIRKCLGACRKSQGSAESPSESHGTLNRGLFNCTTPQEFHFNFF from the exons ATGGATGAGGGTCAGAAGAGTATAGAGAAAG GCATGAACCCTGATGTTGTACAAGTACAGCCAAGCAAGAGGCAGGCTACAGATGGTGTGAAACAGTCTGACCCAACCCCTGAGGCAAAGCCAGAGTTGTTCACATCATCTGGCAGCAGGTTCCAGTTTGATTTTACACTTTCTGAGACTGACCCAGAAGCTGACCCTGGTGACAGTGTTGCTGAGCATGTACAAAACAATGTCAGAGCCACCAAGCAGGAGAACTGGAATGGAGCCTTGATGTTTGCTGCCTCTGGGCAAGAACCCAGGTTTGCTTTCAACTTTGCCATCACAGATGAAGACTGTCCTCATCTTCAGTTACTTCCAGCAAGCCAACATACAGAGCACGTAGCAGATCCTTCACTGCCTACTgaatcagcagctctgccacaggcTACAGCCTTGCAGGAGCCTGAGGTGACTCAAGTGACTGGGAATGCATCCAAAGAGGATAGAAGCCATGTCACATCAAAGATCCCCGAAACAGAGACAGCCCCTGCAGATGAGGCAGTGACAGAGAAATCGACAGGAGGTGGAGCTgcccagaagaagaaaaagaagaaacaaaaaccacctGTCAgtagaaacaaaacagaagaaactgaGACCAACAGGAAGGCAATGGCAGAAGCTAACAGCTgtcaaaatacaaatacttcCCATCAGGACGAGAAGACCTCTCAG TCAGatgagcagctgcagaaagaggTGGACTGGTGTGTGAACCAGCTGGAACTTGGCTTGAAGACACAGAAACCCACTCCAAAGCAGG CTGAGGAGGCTCTCAGGGCAATCAGGACACTGCGCAGTGACAAAGCTCCACTGGTGAAGAAGCGTCAGCTCATGAGAGCCATGTTTGGAGACTACAGGAAAAAgatgcaggaggagctgtgcagagagcTGAAACTTATGGAAACAG CTGCAAAATCTGCCAGGATTGTGGAGTTGAAGGGAAGCATCTGCAAGAAAAATGGCCAGTTCATCCGGAAGTGCTTGGGAGCTTGCAGGAAAAGCCAAGGTTCAGCAGAATCCCCTTCAGAGTCACATGGGACACTTAACAGAGGTTTATTCAATTGCACAACTCCCCAAGAATTtcactttaatttcttctaG
- the AMDHD2 gene encoding N-acetylglucosamine-6-phosphate deacetylase isoform X10, whose product MAKSNFACGCCCRASDPLWPAEETQHIFKVLRSPETALSEKQQVSNVFGDCHLKMDEGQKSIEKGMNPDVVQVQPSKRQATDGVKQSDPTPEAKPELFTSSGSRFQFDFTLSETDPEADPGDSVAEHVQNNVRATKQENWNGALMFAASGQEPRFAFNFAITDEDCPHLQLLPASQHTEHVADPSLPTESAALPQATALQEPEVTQVTGNASKEDRSHVTSKIPETETAPADEAVTEKSTGGGAAQKKKKKKQKPPVSRNKTEETETNRKAMAEANSCQNTNTSHQDEKTSQSDEQLQKEVDWCVNQLELGLKTQKPTPKQAEEALRAIRTLRSDKAPLVKKRQLMRAMFGDYRKKMQEELCRELKLMETAAKSARIVELKGSICKKNGQFIRKCLGACRKSQGSAESPSESHGTLNRGLFNCTTPQEFHFNFF is encoded by the exons CAGAAGAGACCCAACACATTTTCAAGGTACTGCGTTCACCTGAGACTGCTCTTTCAGAGAAGCAACAAGTGAGCAATGTGTTTGGAGATTGTCATCTCAAGATGGATGAGGGTCAGAAGAGTATAGAGAAAG GCATGAACCCTGATGTTGTACAAGTACAGCCAAGCAAGAGGCAGGCTACAGATGGTGTGAAACAGTCTGACCCAACCCCTGAGGCAAAGCCAGAGTTGTTCACATCATCTGGCAGCAGGTTCCAGTTTGATTTTACACTTTCTGAGACTGACCCAGAAGCTGACCCTGGTGACAGTGTTGCTGAGCATGTACAAAACAATGTCAGAGCCACCAAGCAGGAGAACTGGAATGGAGCCTTGATGTTTGCTGCCTCTGGGCAAGAACCCAGGTTTGCTTTCAACTTTGCCATCACAGATGAAGACTGTCCTCATCTTCAGTTACTTCCAGCAAGCCAACATACAGAGCACGTAGCAGATCCTTCACTGCCTACTgaatcagcagctctgccacaggcTACAGCCTTGCAGGAGCCTGAGGTGACTCAAGTGACTGGGAATGCATCCAAAGAGGATAGAAGCCATGTCACATCAAAGATCCCCGAAACAGAGACAGCCCCTGCAGATGAGGCAGTGACAGAGAAATCGACAGGAGGTGGAGCTgcccagaagaagaaaaagaagaaacaaaaaccacctGTCAgtagaaacaaaacagaagaaactgaGACCAACAGGAAGGCAATGGCAGAAGCTAACAGCTgtcaaaatacaaatacttcCCATCAGGACGAGAAGACCTCTCAG TCAGatgagcagctgcagaaagaggTGGACTGGTGTGTGAACCAGCTGGAACTTGGCTTGAAGACACAGAAACCCACTCCAAAGCAGG CTGAGGAGGCTCTCAGGGCAATCAGGACACTGCGCAGTGACAAAGCTCCACTGGTGAAGAAGCGTCAGCTCATGAGAGCCATGTTTGGAGACTACAGGAAAAAgatgcaggaggagctgtgcagagagcTGAAACTTATGGAAACAG CTGCAAAATCTGCCAGGATTGTGGAGTTGAAGGGAAGCATCTGCAAGAAAAATGGCCAGTTCATCCGGAAGTGCTTGGGAGCTTGCAGGAAAAGCCAAGGTTCAGCAGAATCCCCTTCAGAGTCACATGGGACACTTAACAGAGGTTTATTCAATTGCACAACTCCCCAAGAATTtcactttaatttcttctaG